GATTTGAATTAACAGAAACAGACTCAATGCGTGAAAGCCCTTTTTCGAATTAGTATTCCAAATGTAGTGAAAATAATTTCTACTAGAGTAAATGCTGAAGATTATGTTGCATTTGTAttgaattttgtataaacgatgTTCTAGGCCTAGATTAGGTCCAGCGGTAGACTTAAGTCTTGaattcaacatttccaaatagaggcccccaaattttcaattttatatctTTGAGGGAATGCAAATTGCAGGAAAATGTTACATATCAAAATTAAGTCGGCAAAAGGTTCCTGAAAAAGTTGTAGAAAcgttatgaataattttagCTGTGGTCATGAGTAACGTTATAGCATCCTTATTACAACTTTTTTGGCACCCATTTGCCAGGCGAAAATAAGATTTTAATTCAATGGTATCAGCTTGTTATAGTTTTAATTCAAGTTAAACGTTCAAGTTAATTCAAGTGCCTctattttccccctctttttggCAGGAATTGGACCGGATGGACACATAGCATTTAATGAGCCTGGATCATCTTTAGTCTCACGCACGAGAGTGAAAACCTTGGCGTATGAGACATTAGAAGCAAATGCCAGGTTCTTTGGTAATGACATCACAAAAGTGCCTCAAGAAGCATTGACTGTAGGAGTTGGCACCGTAATGGATGCCAAAGAGGTTGGTTTCCATGTAAACAGAAGATTTTTAGCTGGATCAGTTGGTCAGTTACAATCCATATCTAATTCCGATAGTCGAACCCTATCGctacaaaaaaataatgaactctGTCCCAATGCCAAGTTTCTATGGTTAATATTGACAAAAATGTCCGCTTTTAAAAGATGATCTGTTTGACATATTTGTCTAAATATCTTTCTAACTCGCTAAAACTAAAAGATGAATGAGaacaaaaatatatacaaaTTATAACTGTGTGAAGATTATGCGATGAAGTATCCTAAgaattccttgaaatattttgctTTAACCTTTTGCTTGCAGTgtaaaatgatacaaaaaatcgAGTCATATAGAACTTTACGCCAGGCATATTGCAAGTAacgaaatatttttattcttacCGCGATCAACTGGCCTCATAAATTTTTTaggtttcaaaaatttgtcaaCTTCTTAGATTTTCCTacaattttcagttgaaatctcttgcaaaaaattccATTTACCATCCATAATTTTGAAGAACAATTCCCGTGAGCCTTCATTGGGATTGTGTAATCAGACGTAATATAATCCCTTGGAAGATTTTAGTAGGTTATTACATAAATATTGACCACCACAGCTTTCCTTATTTCCAGGTCATGATACTGATCACAGGTTCGCACAAAGCTTATGCTTTATACAAAGCGATTGAAGAAGGTGTGAATCACATGTGGACTGTATCAGCGTTCCAACAACACCCGCACACAATCATTGTTTGTGATGAGGATGCAACCAACGAACTTCGAGTTAAGACTGTCAAGTATTTTAAGGTAATTTTTGCCCATCTACtttattaaaactttttttttaaaaaaagtaaattaaggCGTTAGGCCTCAATTATAATTTGTATATTTTAATAAGTATGTATccatttcctttcgatttttaattttttctgagtcTTAATTGGATTATTTTCATGAACGGGTCTACAGGGAATGAATGTTTGTTTTCAGaataaatttccaaattttgacgttaaattactgaaaaattagaacaaaAGTATAGCATTTGAAAGGGTCGTTGCTCAATGTATGGTATGAATCAATGAAACATACGCTCTTGACTTCTTTCTTTGGTTCTTCAACCTCAAaatattatttgtattttactCAAGAGGAAAGTGTTTACCATCCTTGGATCTAGTTTTCTGGAACTCAGTCaaagaaaactgagaaaatgatGTACTGATGAGGAGAATAAGTTTGATGTGTATCAAAATAAGTACACCTAAAGCTCAGTTTTAACCAGAAAGTTTCGCCATTGACTTTTTCCCTCTGAAAATGGTTACCATCACTGGTTTCTGTGTGTCCGTTTCAGATTGCAGGCCATAAAAGAAGTTTACTATTCGGCCTACAAAAATTTATATTCCATCAATTATGCCAATCTAAACAGGAAATTATTAAACAAGGCTCAAATTTTATAGAACAGTTTACATACAGGTGTAAGTTGCGGAAAGAATGTCGATTTTGCTATTCGATCATTGTCTGCAACGTTGAGGAACCAAGAATAGCTTGAGCCTGTTGTGAAAAAAACTCAATCTCCCTACAGctgagttttgaatttttttctcgacaTTTAGTTAGTTGAATTTACTAGTTAGTTTTCGTAACTTGCGGTCGACCGCAGCTCGTAAAATCTGAGCTCAGGCTGTCAAGGAAAGAGCCAATTTGCATTCCCctctttccaaaaataaaaagtgataaaaagtgaaaatctatttcaattgaaattatCCAGGAACTAACAATATTTGTGTAAATATGTACTTATTGTGAGCCCTGTGAAGTGTGTTGCTctctttttttccatcttttatGAGCTCACAATTAAATCGCCACCTCCAAAAATGTGTAGAAATTTCCTGTAAACTTTGCTGTTTTATGAACAAAGACTgccatttttaattctttcatCGTTCTATGTATTTCTCGCAGGCTTTAGGTGAAGTGCATCAGCAACTAATTGAATCGAATCCTGTCAGCAAAAAGGGCTCTGTTCTATCTGGTGTTAAGGGAGATTAACAATTGCTACTTCTCCGTAGTTTAGACGTCTCTTTAATCTTTCTTTCTACTTTGCTATTGGTAATTGGGTTTCTTTCTTATCTCTAAATCGATTTATAAATGCATTAACATGCTTGACTGAGGGTCATATTCTCAGTCATCCCTTTGACAATTCTTTTCCACAGGGAGGTCCCTAATAGTTTACATCGGGATTAAAGGAGGTTCAACGAGACGTTTAGTGTGGCATCATAACAAGGAAAATTGTTACCAAACTCCTGTTAAAAGCATCAATTTGACTTCAGAAATAGATTCCTATAAGATAATGCAAATATTTGTCACTGCAAAAAATATAAGATATGAAGGAAAATATATCGCAGATTTTGTAGATTTGTCCCTACCCACcattaatttatcaaaatcatacaattttttctctgttagtttacatatttttcaatggCAAATTACTGTAGTGCCTTGTGAGGATCAATTTTTACAgtaaaattgaggggcttggaggacaaggcacagtttttgaaaaattgagttacaaatgATTTctagtaaaactagtcttgatacAAATTGTGTGATAAAtttgctccaaaattccaatttttaagcattgaaaagtcagtttaaactttctttccgccattaagatccatgcaattttgaaatttcaaacacatatttctcgaaatagccgaaaattatgcgccttatcctccaagccttCAATTGATGAGTTCGACTCCATTTCCGTAAGTACTGTCTTTTCTATAAGCTTTGTCAAAGGTCTTCATAAACCTCCCTCCTCCCTTAGTCCcaatgtaaaccatatgggGTTTACCTAAGGAAAGAAGCTGTTTAAGGAGCAACTGTGAATACAACCATTTAATTCAGGAAACCAAATCTTCATCGAAGGAACTTTGAAGGAACTTCGAAATTACTCTGACAAAATTGGTCTTTCAGAGTGTGCTTTGGCATCACAACTCTTTTTCAGCAAAATgctctaattgaaaatttcctgacaaaataataatagactgagaggaaaaattcttGTCTCTTCtctattgcttttttttttttgcacgttTCATTAACCAAAAACTAACTCATTCGCTGCAGATAAGTATGCCTCTTGTATAGTATAGGGAGAAAAATTTGCAGGGAAAAAGTTTATTATTCATTAACCTCAGTTTCTCGAATTACTAACCTTATTTATCCCCAGTTATTGTGTGAATATCTTGCCTGATCCTTTGATGaagtaaatttcaattttgactgacCTTCATCAGAATCCAATGAATTTATCTTATCTTATTCCATAATATAAAAGCATAAGAACAACGTATAATATCTGAGGGGCAAAGCCCTCAGAGGGTTAGACCACAAAGGGGTCAGGAGGCGtagccctcccccctctcccattTGACCACAAATTGAAAGCCTATGGAAGGACATTTAGCGTAGACTTGATTATTTGAATTACAAGCCAGTTCTTAACATTTTGTGTTTGCCTCTGATATACCCAAGGCAGAGCGTAGATGAAATGAAATTATGTGATCGGTTGGTCGCAGCACTTTTTATCTTTGCTTTTATGTGACCAGTTATTTCACAGGCTTAAGAAACTCTCTGTCAGTGATCGACAAGTATTAGATTCTCATGATCGATCAGGACATGACGAGGAAAGTGAGCGGGATAACCGAACAATCATCCCActctatttcattttattctctTCTTGTCCTTTCAATAACTGTGAGATCTCTTGATTGAGCCTTTGTGCACAACGGAAACAGGTTTATCAGTGCGGCCATATTTTTCCTTCCTGGCATTTGTATAATCTATTCCCCATATATCTTACATATCTCTTTTTACTCCTGTAATTAACTACCTCTGAACCCTGATTTCCTCATTGCCTGGTCGGAACGCTTCTGCACCCCATCTGATCACAATTCTTTGTTACACACAGCTGGCGATCCCAAAAATTTCTTACCCATCAACATTTCAGCTCTTCCTTGCAATTTCGGTAGATTACCCACAGGAAACGacagaaatttttttggtttcagTCTAGGATTACACAATGAAGAACTAGGCACACaataccaagaaattcagtgccgaCTAAATTTCGATATTATTTGATATAATATCCCTCATGGCTTCAAGCTTTCACAATTGAACTTCCTATGTGCCAATCTCGAGGAAAACAGGGCTGAAATAAAAAACAGTTTTCGGTGTGTTTACACCTAATAGACGGTAGGTGGACGGAGGTTTAAGTAAAGACGTTGCAATTTCTTAGTGGTGATCGTGGAGAGCTTTTGTTTTATTGCAGGTCAGATGGacaagaataattaaattcgTTCGAATGATAGGCCTCCAGTGCAGCATCCACACACAAACACATAGCATTAGTCCCACATCCCCATTAGAAAATGCTTGTAAGATGGACGAAAGATTAGCATTCCAGCCCTGCCTTTTTCGATGTTGGTACATAGAGAGTTCCATCCTGAAAAGTCATTGCACCTAATCGAGAGATCATAAGGAACATCATATCAAATAGTATTGAAATTGAGCCAGCGCCAAATTTTTCGGCATTCTGTGTTAGGTCCATGGTGGCTTTCCTTTACAAGTCTTTATTAAACTTGGATGTGAATTAAAGCGCCTATTTACatgttacatgttttttttaaatttttcactgaacacAGCTCTAGCGATCAATGAAACAACTTCCAAATAAGATGACTTTAGTCATCTCAGGGTAATTTCCTACAATAGCTCGTTCTAAACAACTTGACGTAGAATTTTTGACTACCACAAGGCACCGATCTGAGCAAAGACTAATCTGGCTTTCTTTTACTTTCAGAACTTATCAGTGGTTCACAGCAAACTGGTAAATGATGTCTAACTCTTCAAATCCATTCAGAATGTGAGACTGATCGACCCTAGCCGCATCACTTTGTTTGAACTCACAGTCAGTTCATCTACTGCGAGGTGCAGGAGATTGGCACCCTCATTTTATTGGTTGATTTgttataattttgtttttttgtttttctgttttatgCCAATGTTTGATTTCTTCTCTTCAGTTCTAATTGTGCCTATGTTTTATTCGAATGAAGCAAATTAAACAATCAGAACCATAAGGAATAGTGATATGCTTTTATGCAAAGTGATATGAGGTAACAGGAGTGgtcgaaaaaattttaaaaaaaattaacctcaACATGAATTACTTAATCCATGTcctatcaaattttcattccatttattttatttaatgctATTCTCCAGAGACTCAAGAAATTAGGAACTTTTTAATCAAGCTCGGCTCTTCTTTACactgatttttaaataattttaaatttatttttaccttcAATTTGAGCTTTATGAATAATATTTTATGGTAATTATGTCTCTCGAACCACTACGTCTCTTATATCATTTTATTTGAgcattttactgaaaaaaattgaagctttaatatttaatcCCTCAATAGATAAAATGGTTTCTCAGGTATTGCATCATTACATCTTTACAAATACAGACTTTGTGAAGATTgaaggttttaatttttttagttgttttttcaAGGTTTTGTGAGGTGTTCGACTTGAGAGCTATGAATAAATCAGAAACTAT
This window of the Bemisia tabaci chromosome 3, PGI_BMITA_v3 genome carries:
- the Oscillin gene encoding glucosamine-6-phosphate deaminase isoform X1, which gives rise to MRLIILDDVDRVAEWSAKYVLKRINDFKPGPDRYFVLGLPTGGTPLGMYKKLIEFHKAGKLSFKYVKTFNMDEYVGLPQDHPESYHYYMFYNFLQHIDIEPENAHILDGNAPDLQKECEEYERKIQEAGGVHLFIGGIGPDGHIAFNEPGSSLVSRTRVKTLAYETLEANARFFGNDITKVPQEALTVGVGTVMDAKEVMILITGSHKAYALYKAIEEGVNHMWTVSAFQQHPHTIIVCDEDATNELRVKTVKYFKALGEVHQQLIESNPVSKKGSVLSGVKGD